The following proteins come from a genomic window of Methanosarcina sp. MTP4:
- a CDS encoding type II toxin-antitoxin system HicB family antitoxin — MRFKIILEEDEEAGGFVASCPGLPGCFSQGDTAEEAIGNIKEAIQACLESLAEDELQECIGKSSCRVVDVVA, encoded by the coding sequence ATGAGGTTCAAAATTATCCTTGAGGAAGACGAAGAAGCCGGAGGATTTGTTGCCAGCTGCCCCGGCTTACCAGGCTGTTTTTCGCAGGGGGATACGGCTGAAGAAGCTATCGGAAATATTAAAGAAGCGATTCAGGCCTGTCTGGAATCCCTCGCAGAAGATGAACTGCAGGAATGCATAGGGAAATCCTCCTGCAGAGTGGTTGATGTGGTTGCTTGA
- a CDS encoding AN1-type zinc finger domain-containing protein has translation MVKCSFCGKKIGSLPFKCKFCGLYYCEDCRLPEFHNCVGLDIYNIEHEIKFQEQASFVVNNYAKADDRGYTVIVQKPDPESNRGKINSSTSIPERKVSSTKSGRHKKKISSPHSTSGNKVANNEKGFAISDKTTKPIVTASFKNQSENKENKLKSSRTKHTKPNNPTSTPKNKSKHEKYKSNKSKSSIRKPNGQGTGSRPNSKAQSPKNATLYLSLLCIAILGTLFFMNSYEPDDTGPLKDNLGNFLDDGISKKEIPIVKASGESVQLVNYKNATDPTWDGLISFLRNDPTDGSTYNGSFVCADFAEMLHNNAEKAGLKAGYVSVDFLDMESHALNVFSTTDKGLVFVDCTGDTEKLGALDSKDKIAYVQIGKEYGIVSAYKTDSPDYEFYEIHKRKRSQGVPGVYFDPLGIVKDFEIYW, from the coding sequence ATGGTTAAATGTAGTTTTTGTGGTAAAAAAATAGGATCTCTTCCATTTAAGTGTAAATTCTGTGGACTTTATTACTGCGAGGATTGTAGATTACCGGAGTTTCATAACTGCGTTGGATTAGATATCTATAATATTGAACATGAAATAAAATTTCAGGAACAAGCTTCTTTTGTTGTAAATAATTACGCAAAAGCAGATGATAGAGGCTATACCGTTATAGTGCAAAAACCTGATCCAGAAAGCAATAGGGGCAAAATAAATTCTTCTACTTCCATTCCTGAAAGGAAAGTATCCAGTACTAAATCAGGAAGACACAAAAAGAAAATATCGTCTCCACATTCTACTTCTGGCAACAAAGTGGCAAACAATGAAAAAGGATTCGCTATTTCAGATAAAACCACGAAACCCATTGTTACAGCTAGTTTTAAAAATCAGTCAGAGAACAAGGAAAACAAATTAAAAAGTTCAAGGACTAAGCATACTAAGCCAAATAATCCAACTTCTACGCCCAAAAATAAAAGTAAGCATGAAAAATACAAATCTAATAAATCAAAAAGCAGCATCAGAAAACCAAATGGGCAGGGTACTGGCTCAAGACCAAACTCTAAAGCACAGAGTCCAAAAAACGCGACCCTGTACTTAAGTTTGCTGTGTATCGCAATTCTGGGCACGTTATTTTTTATGAATAGCTATGAACCAGATGATACAGGTCCACTGAAAGATAATCTGGGTAATTTCCTGGACGATGGGATTAGCAAAAAAGAAATTCCAATAGTTAAAGCCTCTGGAGAGTCTGTCCAGCTGGTTAATTACAAAAATGCGACCGACCCCACATGGGATGGGTTAATTTCTTTTCTCAGGAATGATCCGACGGATGGATCTACCTATAATGGCAGTTTTGTTTGTGCGGACTTTGCCGAAATGCTTCACAATAACGCTGAAAAAGCAGGACTTAAAGCAGGATATGTCAGTGTAGATTTTCTGGATATGGAATCCCACGCCCTCAATGTTTTTAGCACCACGGATAAAGGTCTTGTCTTTGTGGACTGTACCGGCGATACTGAAAAATTGGGTGCTCTGGACAGCAAAGATAAAATTGCTTATGTACAAATCGGAAAAGAGTATGGTATTGTATCGGCTTATAAAACAGACTCCCCGGATTATGAATTCTATGAGATACACAAAAGAAAAAGGTCTCAGGGAGTGCCAGGGGTTTACTTTGACCCGTTAGGTATCGTGAAAGACTTTGAGATCTACTGGTAA
- a CDS encoding type II toxin-antitoxin system HicA family toxin: MSGLPVISGMQAIKAFSKAGWFPHRQVGSHVVLRKESSRVTLTVPKHKELKPGLLRKLIKASGLTVEEFEALLK; the protein is encoded by the coding sequence ATGTCCGGACTTCCTGTAATTTCCGGGATGCAGGCGATTAAAGCCTTTTCTAAAGCTGGCTGGTTCCCGCACCGGCAGGTGGGCAGCCATGTTGTCCTTCGAAAAGAAAGTTCAAGAGTTACGTTGACTGTTCCGAAGCATAAGGAACTGAAGCCTGGACTTTTGAGAAAGTTGATAAAAGCCTCAGGACTTACGGTAGAAGAATTCGAAGCTCTTTTGAAGTAA